From Proteiniborus sp. MB09-C3, the proteins below share one genomic window:
- a CDS encoding spore coat protein, with amino-acid sequence MYIDKHLTEKDLLTDLIYSERQISNSYNSTIMESSCLELRQILLKCQSNIEQIQSTVLEAAEIRGWNSVKLASEKEIESIVNKCK; translated from the coding sequence TTGTACATAGATAAGCATCTTACGGAAAAGGATTTGTTGACTGATCTTATTTACTCTGAAAGGCAAATATCAAATTCTTATAACAGCACTATAATGGAATCTTCATGTTTAGAGCTTAGGCAAATACTTTTAAAATGTCAATCAAATATCGAGCAAATACAATCTACTGTTCTTGAAGCGGCTGAAATTAGAGGTTGGAATAGCGTGAAATTAGCTAGCGAAAAAGAAATCGAAAGCATAGTTAATAAGTGTAAATAA